One window of the Manihot esculenta cultivar AM560-2 chromosome 14, M.esculenta_v8, whole genome shotgun sequence genome contains the following:
- the LOC110600606 gene encoding zinc finger protein 2 has protein sequence MDFQPNTSLHLSLPNNQINLELVLEPSSSSSSSPYSPAEPRIFSCNYCQRKFYSSQALGGHQNAHKLERTLAKKSRELSSAVRAHGGTNSRSGSSSMSGFNLARRNQAGFEHRHGHGARFVDEVGYGRREMNYGGSRDDSWSTGYRPENDQEELNQLDLSLRL, from the coding sequence ATGGATTTCCAACCAAATACTTCTCTACATCTGAGTTTACCAAATAATCAGATAAATCTAGAGCTTGTTCTTgagccttcttcttcttcatcctcTTCACCTTATAGTCCTGCAGAGCCTCGGATTTTCTCATGCAACTATTGCCAAAGAAAGTTTTATAGCTCTCAGGCTCTTGGTGGTCACCAAAATGCTCATAAGCTGGAGAGAACCTTAGCTAAGAAAAGCAGAGAGTTAAGTTCAGCTGTTAGAGCTCATGGAGGGACAAACTCTAGGTCTGGATCATCTAGCATGAGTGGGTTCAACCTTGCTCGTCGGAATCAAGCCGGTTTTGAGCACCGCCATGGACATGGTGCTAGGTTCGTTGATGAAGTGGGATATGGAAGAAGAGAGATGAATTATGGTGGTTCAAGAGATGATTCTTGGTCCACGGGTTACAGACCTGAAAATGATCAGGAAGAGTTAAACCAGCTTGATTTGTCTTTAAGGCTTTGA